In Gimesia benthica, a single window of DNA contains:
- the truA gene encoding tRNA pseudouridine(38-40) synthase TruA — MRNIKLTLAYDGSEYAGWQVQPNGVSVQSCVEAAIEKLTQQKTGVLVAGRTDAGVHALGQVASFQTESKIPCKNIQTGLQRFLPDSICVREVAEVAPDFHATYSAVQKRYRYVIHNSSVNFPFLKRYVCEFGRPLDAEQMHVGGQHLLGKHDFRCFESHFPNKATSVRTVKELTVQRTSVWPVWGADPGLSHSTSSSPAEFITVDIVADGFLYNMVRAIVGTLFEVGVGRWSPEKVREIVESMDRSQAGATAPASGLYLVQVDYGD; from the coding sequence ATGAGAAATATCAAACTGACACTGGCTTATGACGGATCGGAATATGCGGGCTGGCAGGTCCAGCCGAACGGTGTTTCGGTACAGAGCTGCGTGGAAGCGGCAATCGAAAAGCTGACACAGCAGAAAACCGGAGTACTGGTCGCGGGTCGTACCGATGCCGGCGTGCATGCGCTGGGGCAGGTGGCCAGTTTTCAGACCGAGTCGAAGATTCCCTGCAAGAATATCCAGACGGGGCTGCAGCGGTTTCTGCCGGACAGCATTTGCGTTCGGGAGGTGGCTGAGGTTGCCCCCGACTTTCATGCAACATACTCGGCGGTACAAAAGCGGTATCGCTATGTGATTCATAACAGCAGCGTCAATTTTCCGTTTCTGAAGCGGTATGTTTGTGAATTCGGGCGGCCGCTGGATGCGGAGCAGATGCATGTCGGGGGCCAGCATTTATTAGGCAAACATGATTTCCGCTGCTTTGAATCGCATTTCCCGAACAAGGCGACCAGCGTACGGACGGTGAAGGAACTGACGGTACAGCGGACTTCAGTCTGGCCCGTGTGGGGCGCGGATCCAGGGCTGTCACACAGCACCTCGAGTTCGCCGGCGGAGTTCATCACGGTCGATATTGTCGCGGACGGCTTTCTGTACAATATGGTGCGGGCGATTGTAGGGACCCTATTCGAAGTGGGTGTGGGACGCTGGTCTCCCGAGAAAGTGCGGGAGATTGTCGAGTCGATGGATCGTTCCCAGGCGGGAGCCACAGCGCCGGCGAGCGGTCTCTATCTGGTTCAGGTTGACTACGGCGACTGA
- a CDS encoding malate dehydrogenase yields the protein MNHPIRVAVTGAAGQIGYAMLFRLASGQIFGPDQPVILHLVEVPPVLSALDGVEMELEDCAFPTLAGVVKADSDHLEDAFADCNFVICVGSVPRKAGMERGDLIRVNGPIFTSTGQAIQNAAADDVRVLVVGNPCNTNCLIAMANAPKVPRDRWYAMTRLDENRAVTQIAKKSGQPVTAIKNMNIWGNHSATQFPDFYHATIHGTPVPEIIEDHDWLRGEFIETVQKRGAAVIQARGASSAASAANAALDTIKSIITPTPLGESFSAAVCSDGSYGVDEGLIFGYPLTSDGNTWKIVEGIEHDDFAMEKFNATLQELREERDVVRDLLPE from the coding sequence ATGAATCATCCGATTCGAGTTGCAGTTACCGGGGCAGCTGGCCAGATTGGTTACGCCATGTTATTCCGCCTGGCTTCCGGGCAGATCTTTGGCCCCGATCAGCCGGTAATCCTGCATCTGGTCGAAGTTCCTCCGGTTCTGTCCGCTCTGGACGGGGTGGAAATGGAACTGGAAGACTGTGCTTTCCCGACCCTGGCCGGTGTCGTCAAAGCAGACAGTGATCATCTGGAAGACGCTTTCGCTGACTGTAACTTCGTGATCTGCGTGGGGAGTGTACCTCGTAAAGCAGGCATGGAGCGGGGCGATCTGATCCGCGTTAACGGTCCGATCTTCACCAGCACCGGACAGGCGATTCAGAATGCTGCTGCCGATGACGTACGGGTTCTGGTTGTCGGAAACCCCTGTAACACGAACTGCCTGATCGCGATGGCCAATGCTCCCAAGGTTCCCCGGGATCGCTGGTACGCGATGACCCGTCTGGACGAAAACCGGGCCGTCACCCAGATTGCCAAGAAATCCGGTCAGCCTGTGACCGCAATCAAGAACATGAACATCTGGGGTAACCACTCCGCGACTCAGTTCCCGGACTTCTACCACGCCACCATTCACGGCACACCAGTTCCGGAAATCATCGAAGATCACGACTGGCTGCGGGGCGAGTTCATCGAAACCGTCCAGAAGCGTGGTGCGGCTGTGATCCAGGCCCGTGGTGCTTCCAGTGCCGCTTCCGCTGCGAATGCTGCCCTGGATACGATCAAGAGCATTATCACTCCTACCCCGTTGGGCGAAAGCTTCAGTGCTGCTGTCTGCAGCGATGGCAGCTACGGTGTGGATGAAGGTCTGATCTTCGGTTACCCGCTGACCAGCGACGGCAACACCTGGAAGATCGTCGAAGGCATCGAGCACGATGACTTCGCTATGGAGAAATTCAACGCGACCCTGCAGGAACTGCGGGAAGAGCGGGACGTCGTTCGCGACCTGCTGCCGGAGTAA
- the bioA gene encoding adenosylmethionine--8-amino-7-oxononanoate transaminase, with amino-acid sequence MQPEELRQIDNEHLWHPFTQMRGHRAENVPLIESGDGFYLIDVEGRRYLDGVSSLWCNVHGHRVPELDQAVRDQLDRIAHSTLLGLGSVPSIELAGELVKRAPEGLTKVFYSDSGSTAVEIALKMAFQYHNQKPNPDAQSRDLFACMQHAYHGDTIGSVSVGGISIFHEIFGKLLFHSVQMPCPAAYHRPEGMSEADYHAHCYAELERLLAENHTRLAAFVIEPLVQGAAGMQMHPPGYLKRVRELTTRYGVPLIADEVAVGLGRTGTMFACEQEGVTPDFLCLAKGITGGYLPLAVTMTTDEVAAAFEGEHTDYNAFYHGHTYTGNALACAAALATLELFDSQNTLANVKANEQILAERLAELKDHPHVGEVRHKGTMVGIELVANRETREAFPADRRMGHQVTLAAREQGVIIRPLGDVVILMPAPGMPGAQIHELCDVVFAAIDKAISLQVA; translated from the coding sequence ATGCAGCCTGAAGAATTACGCCAAATCGACAACGAACATCTCTGGCATCCGTTTACCCAGATGCGGGGGCATCGTGCAGAAAACGTCCCCCTGATTGAATCCGGGGACGGGTTTTACCTGATCGACGTCGAAGGACGACGCTACCTGGATGGCGTCTCTTCACTGTGGTGTAACGTGCACGGGCATCGTGTGCCGGAACTGGATCAGGCTGTGCGGGATCAACTCGACCGCATCGCCCATTCCACGCTATTGGGGCTGGGCAGTGTGCCCTCCATCGAACTGGCGGGAGAGCTGGTTAAACGGGCGCCGGAAGGGCTGACCAAAGTCTTTTACTCGGACAGTGGCTCCACTGCAGTGGAGATCGCCCTCAAGATGGCGTTTCAGTATCACAATCAGAAGCCGAACCCTGATGCCCAGTCGCGGGATCTGTTCGCCTGCATGCAGCACGCTTATCACGGCGACACAATCGGTTCGGTGAGTGTGGGTGGGATTTCGATCTTCCACGAGATCTTCGGTAAACTGCTGTTCCATTCGGTGCAGATGCCCTGTCCGGCGGCCTATCATCGTCCTGAAGGGATGAGCGAAGCTGATTATCACGCACACTGTTATGCGGAGCTGGAACGACTGCTGGCCGAAAACCATACACGACTGGCGGCGTTTGTGATCGAGCCGCTGGTGCAGGGAGCCGCCGGCATGCAGATGCATCCGCCCGGTTATCTGAAACGGGTGCGGGAGCTGACGACTCGCTATGGTGTTCCGCTGATTGCAGACGAAGTGGCAGTCGGGCTGGGACGCACGGGGACCATGTTCGCCTGCGAACAGGAAGGGGTGACGCCCGATTTCCTCTGCCTGGCCAAAGGGATTACAGGCGGCTATCTGCCTCTGGCAGTGACAATGACTACCGACGAAGTCGCGGCTGCCTTTGAAGGTGAGCATACCGACTACAACGCATTTTACCACGGGCATACTTATACGGGGAACGCCCTGGCCTGTGCGGCCGCTCTGGCGACGCTGGAGCTCTTCGATTCTCAGAACACGCTGGCGAATGTGAAAGCGAACGAACAGATCCTCGCAGAACGGCTGGCGGAGTTGAAAGATCATCCGCACGTAGGAGAAGTTCGTCACAAAGGAACGATGGTGGGGATCGAACTGGTGGCGAACCGGGAAACCCGGGAAGCCTTTCCTGCCGACCGCCGTATGGGACACCAGGTGACCCTGGCAGCACGCGAGCAGGGTGTCATCATCCGGCCGCTGGGAGACGTGGTGATTCTGATGCCCGCGCCGGGCATGCCGGGCGCACAGATTCACGAGTTGTGCGATGTGGTGTTCGCGGCCATCGATAAAGCAATCAGCCTGCAGGTGGCCTGA
- the lpdA gene encoding dihydrolipoyl dehydrogenase, with amino-acid sequence MSGSATRETDIVVIGGGPGGYPAAFDAADKGFKVIMVNDDVAPGGVCLNRGCIPSKALLHVAKLINETRESSDWGVTFEKPKIDLDKLREFKEKVVTQLTGGIGQLAGARNVEIVKGFGRFKDSHTVEVTKHDGTTEAIGFKYAIVATGSSPAVPPVFDLDDPRIMDSTGALELADIPEKLLVVGGGYIGLEMGSVYAALGSEVTVVEMTGGLLPGADRDLVKPLQKRLQESFAAIHLNTKVEKLTPTDDGIVADLSGEGVEPQQTFDRVLISIGRRPNNKGIGLEHTKLELDERGFIKNDSNQRTAESHIFAIGDIAGEPMLAHKATREAKVAVETIAGEPAEFDNIAIPAVVFTDPELAWCGVTEQEAKDQGLDVEITRFPWAASGRAQTLARTEGLTKIIFDKKKGRVLGVGIVGLGAGELIAEGVMAVEMAAVAEDVAESIHAHPTLSETLMEAAESFLGQATHMYRPKRK; translated from the coding sequence ATGTCTGGATCTGCAACCAGAGAAACCGATATTGTTGTCATCGGCGGTGGTCCCGGCGGTTACCCGGCAGCGTTTGACGCAGCCGACAAAGGGTTCAAAGTCATCATGGTCAACGACGACGTAGCCCCCGGCGGCGTCTGCCTGAACCGGGGCTGCATCCCTTCCAAGGCACTGCTGCACGTGGCCAAGCTGATCAACGAAACCAGAGAATCCTCTGACTGGGGCGTCACCTTCGAAAAACCGAAGATCGACCTCGACAAGCTCCGCGAATTCAAAGAGAAAGTCGTCACCCAGCTGACCGGCGGCATCGGGCAGCTCGCGGGAGCCCGCAATGTCGAAATCGTCAAAGGCTTCGGTCGTTTCAAAGATTCTCACACCGTCGAAGTCACCAAACACGACGGCACCACGGAAGCAATCGGCTTCAAGTATGCCATCGTTGCCACTGGTTCTTCCCCCGCGGTACCCCCGGTCTTCGATCTCGATGATCCCCGGATCATGGATTCCACCGGTGCCCTGGAACTCGCCGACATCCCCGAAAAACTGCTGGTCGTTGGCGGCGGCTACATCGGCCTGGAAATGGGCAGCGTCTACGCCGCCCTGGGTTCAGAAGTCACAGTCGTCGAAATGACAGGCGGCCTGCTCCCCGGTGCCGACCGCGATCTGGTCAAACCGTTGCAGAAACGACTCCAGGAAAGTTTCGCTGCCATTCACCTGAATACCAAGGTCGAAAAACTGACTCCCACCGATGACGGCATCGTCGCCGACCTGAGTGGTGAAGGAGTCGAACCACAACAGACTTTCGACCGCGTGCTGATCTCGATCGGCCGACGTCCGAACAACAAAGGCATCGGACTGGAACACACAAAGCTCGAACTCGACGAGCGTGGTTTCATCAAGAACGATTCCAATCAGCGGACCGCCGAATCCCACATCTTCGCCATCGGTGATATCGCCGGCGAACCGATGCTGGCTCACAAAGCAACCCGCGAAGCCAAAGTCGCCGTGGAAACCATTGCCGGTGAACCGGCTGAATTCGATAACATCGCGATTCCCGCGGTCGTCTTCACCGACCCGGAACTGGCCTGGTGTGGCGTCACTGAGCAGGAAGCGAAAGATCAGGGACTGGATGTCGAAATCACCCGCTTCCCCTGGGCCGCCTCCGGTCGTGCTCAGACCCTGGCCCGCACGGAAGGGCTCACCAAAATCATTTTCGATAAGAAAAAAGGACGCGTACTCGGTGTCGGCATTGTCGGTCTGGGCGCAGGCGAACTGATCGCCGAAGGTGTGATGGCCGTCGAGATGGCTGCTGTCGCCGAAGATGTCGCCGAGAGCATTCACGCTCACCCGACTCTCTCGGAAACCCTGATGGAGGCCGCAGAAAGCTTCCTCGGCCAGGCGACTCACATGTACCGACCGAAACGAAAGTAA
- a CDS encoding 2-oxo acid dehydrogenase subunit E2, which yields MATEFKLPEVSEGVETADVGQISVAVGDTVEQGQLLMDIETDKAVVPLESPYAGVIKELNVSEGDSVAIGTVLLSIDESNGAAPAKEEAKAEAPAEAKEEKPEPAESKSAPAAESKPEPTLSAPPKSQPQPAAGSSDDKAPAPAGPATRKMARKLGVDLYKVAGSGPGGRITQEDVENYVKNLIANGGSSGGGGGIAVPPLPDFSQFGEIERKKLNKLSRVSAQNLSLSWQVVPHVTQHDLADITDLETARKLFISKPKYSGPKVTMTALAMKAIAIALHEFPVFNSSFDTETEEIIYKQYINIGVAVDTENGLVVPVVKDVDKKNIITIANEMNELAVKARDRKLEMSDMQGGTFTITNLGGLGGTSFTPIVNYPEVAILGMSRSRHEFQLIDDKPVSRLMLPLSLSYDHRVINGADAARFIVRLSGLLSDPFNLLVDC from the coding sequence ATGGCTACTGAATTTAAACTTCCAGAAGTAAGCGAGGGCGTGGAAACCGCCGATGTCGGACAGATCTCTGTTGCCGTCGGCGATACCGTCGAACAGGGACAGCTCCTGATGGACATCGAGACCGATAAAGCGGTCGTCCCTCTTGAATCTCCCTATGCAGGTGTGATCAAAGAACTGAATGTCTCCGAAGGGGATTCCGTCGCGATCGGCACCGTACTGCTCTCCATTGATGAATCCAATGGCGCAGCTCCTGCGAAGGAAGAAGCCAAAGCAGAAGCGCCAGCTGAAGCGAAAGAGGAAAAGCCAGAACCGGCAGAATCCAAATCGGCTCCCGCAGCGGAAAGCAAACCGGAACCCACACTGTCTGCACCTCCCAAGTCGCAGCCTCAACCAGCTGCCGGATCTTCCGACGACAAAGCTCCTGCTCCTGCAGGTCCTGCGACCCGGAAAATGGCCCGCAAACTGGGTGTCGATCTCTATAAGGTCGCTGGTTCCGGCCCCGGTGGTCGTATCACTCAGGAAGACGTGGAAAACTACGTCAAGAACCTGATCGCCAACGGCGGTTCCTCAGGTGGCGGCGGTGGCATTGCCGTACCACCCCTGCCCGACTTCAGTCAGTTCGGCGAAATCGAACGCAAGAAGCTCAACAAGCTCTCACGCGTTTCTGCCCAGAACCTGAGTCTATCCTGGCAGGTCGTGCCCCATGTCACTCAACATGACCTGGCGGACATCACCGATCTGGAAACGGCCCGTAAGCTCTTTATCTCCAAACCCAAGTACTCCGGTCCCAAGGTCACCATGACCGCCCTGGCGATGAAAGCCATCGCCATCGCGCTGCACGAGTTCCCCGTCTTCAACTCCAGCTTCGATACGGAAACAGAAGAGATCATCTACAAGCAGTACATCAATATCGGCGTCGCCGTCGATACCGAAAACGGACTGGTTGTTCCCGTGGTCAAAGATGTTGATAAGAAAAACATCATCACCATCGCCAATGAAATGAACGAACTGGCCGTCAAGGCCCGCGATCGTAAACTGGAAATGAGTGACATGCAGGGCGGCACCTTCACCATCACCAACCTGGGTGGTCTGGGTGGTACCTCGTTCACACCGATTGTGAACTATCCCGAAGTCGCCATCCTGGGCATGTCCCGCTCACGCCATGAATTCCAGCTGATCGACGACAAACCGGTTTCGCGGCTCATGCTGCCTCTGTCGCTTTCCTACGATCACCGGGTGATCAACGGTGCCGACGCTGCACGCTTCATCGTGCGACTCTCCGGCCTGCTGTCTGATCCGTTCAACCTGCTGGTCGACTGCTAA
- the aceE gene encoding pyruvate dehydrogenase (acetyl-transferring), homodimeric type: protein MAEQTVTGAVPGVDPAELEEWFESLDDLIIRYGKERVQHVLATLQERAYRQGVTMPFTANTPYINTIPQDEQPLFPGNREIERRIKSIIRWNAMAMVVRANKDHDGIGGHISTYASAATLWEIGFNHFFHSRTADHSGDVVYFQGHASPGVYARAFVEGRLTEENLQRFRQELPRGGGLSSYPHPWLMPDFWQFPTVSMGLGPIMSIYHARFLRYLHNRGIMDTSQSKVWCFVGDGETDEPETLGAITLASREHLDNLIFVINCNLQRLDGPVRGNGKIIQELEAAFRGAGWNCLKVIWGSDWDPLLSEDEDGLLVKRMGEVVDGQYQKYVVESGSYIRDHFFGENPELLKMAEHLSDDQIKKMNRGGHDPEKVYAAFKAATEHTGSPTVILAKTIKGYGLGEAGEGRNVAHNVKKANEEELRDFRSRFGIPIRDEDVKNTPFYRPEEGSPEMQYLQARRQELGGYLPERKPTEERLETPTLESLGKFMDSMAGKKGSTTGALGILLATLLRDKVVGKRIVPIIPDEARTFGMEGLFKQCGIYASQGQLYEPVDRDQLMYYKEAKDGQILEEGINEAGAISSFIAAGTAYSNQGVNMIPFYVYYSMFGFQRVGDLVWAAADSRTKGFLLGGTSGRTTLNGEGLQHQDGHSHIMASTVPTLHAYDPAYAYELAVIIQDGMRRMYQEGEEIFYYLSVYNENYEMAPMPEGDDVVDGIIKGIYKFRSLEADKPAVDARPQLFGSGPILREVLRAQEILAEKYQIATDVWSVTSYNELARDVKDAERYNRLHPDAEPQKSFLETTFEGVAGPFIASSDNIKVVADQIREGIPGNYCVLGTDGFGRSETRESLRRHFEIDAENVVLATLVELADEGKFDKSKLAAIIQDLGIDPEKVNPRLA, encoded by the coding sequence ATGGCAGAACAGACAGTTACAGGTGCAGTGCCTGGAGTCGATCCGGCAGAACTGGAAGAATGGTTTGAGTCACTGGATGATCTCATCATCCGCTATGGAAAGGAACGCGTACAACACGTTCTGGCTACTCTCCAGGAACGTGCTTATCGTCAGGGCGTGACGATGCCTTTCACTGCCAATACTCCTTACATCAACACCATTCCTCAGGATGAACAGCCTCTCTTCCCCGGCAATCGGGAAATCGAGCGGCGGATTAAAAGTATCATCCGCTGGAATGCGATGGCGATGGTCGTTCGTGCCAACAAAGATCATGACGGCATCGGCGGTCACATCTCCACCTACGCGTCTGCAGCCACACTCTGGGAAATCGGGTTCAACCACTTCTTCCACTCACGGACAGCAGACCATTCAGGAGACGTCGTCTACTTCCAGGGCCACGCCTCACCCGGCGTCTATGCCCGTGCCTTTGTCGAAGGACGACTGACCGAAGAAAACCTGCAGCGGTTCCGTCAGGAACTCCCTCGCGGTGGTGGACTCTCTTCCTATCCGCACCCCTGGCTGATGCCTGATTTCTGGCAGTTCCCCACCGTATCGATGGGCCTCGGTCCGATCATGTCCATCTACCATGCCCGCTTCCTGCGTTACCTGCACAACCGCGGCATTATGGATACATCACAGTCGAAAGTCTGGTGTTTCGTTGGTGACGGGGAAACCGATGAACCCGAAACACTGGGTGCGATTACCCTCGCTTCCCGCGAGCATCTGGACAACCTGATCTTCGTTATTAACTGTAACCTGCAGCGTCTGGACGGACCGGTTCGCGGGAACGGCAAGATCATCCAGGAACTCGAAGCCGCCTTCCGCGGTGCCGGCTGGAACTGTCTCAAAGTCATCTGGGGCAGCGACTGGGATCCCCTGCTCTCCGAAGACGAAGACGGCCTGCTCGTCAAACGCATGGGTGAAGTCGTTGACGGTCAGTATCAGAAATACGTCGTCGAATCCGGATCGTACATCCGCGACCACTTCTTCGGCGAAAACCCCGAACTGCTCAAGATGGCCGAGCATCTCTCTGATGATCAGATCAAGAAGATGAACCGCGGCGGACACGATCCGGAAAAAGTCTACGCCGCCTTCAAAGCAGCCACCGAACACACCGGTTCGCCGACAGTCATCCTCGCCAAAACCATCAAGGGTTACGGTCTGGGTGAAGCCGGCGAAGGCCGCAACGTGGCTCACAACGTGAAAAAAGCCAACGAAGAAGAACTGCGTGACTTCCGCTCCCGCTTCGGCATTCCGATTCGCGACGAAGACGTTAAGAACACACCGTTCTACCGTCCCGAAGAAGGCAGCCCCGAAATGCAGTATCTGCAGGCACGGCGACAAGAACTCGGCGGTTACCTGCCCGAGCGGAAACCAACGGAAGAACGTCTGGAAACACCCACACTGGAATCGCTGGGCAAGTTCATGGACTCCATGGCCGGCAAGAAAGGTTCGACCACCGGTGCCCTGGGCATCCTGCTGGCCACCCTGCTGCGTGACAAAGTCGTCGGCAAACGTATTGTGCCGATCATCCCCGACGAAGCCCGTACCTTCGGTATGGAAGGCCTCTTTAAGCAGTGCGGTATTTACGCCAGCCAGGGACAGTTGTACGAGCCGGTCGACCGCGATCAGCTGATGTACTACAAGGAAGCCAAAGACGGCCAGATCCTCGAAGAGGGGATCAACGAAGCCGGTGCGATTTCTTCCTTCATCGCTGCAGGAACCGCCTACTCGAACCAGGGCGTGAACATGATTCCGTTCTACGTCTACTACTCGATGTTCGGCTTCCAGCGGGTCGGCGATCTCGTCTGGGCTGCCGCTGATTCCCGTACCAAGGGCTTCCTGCTCGGTGGTACTTCCGGCCGCACCACCCTGAACGGGGAAGGTCTGCAGCACCAGGATGGTCACAGCCACATCATGGCTTCTACCGTTCCCACCCTGCACGCCTACGATCCCGCTTACGCTTACGAGTTGGCGGTCATTATTCAGGACGGTATGCGACGCATGTATCAGGAAGGCGAAGAGATCTTCTACTATCTCTCCGTCTACAACGAAAACTACGAAATGGCTCCGATGCCCGAAGGCGACGACGTCGTCGATGGCATCATCAAAGGGATTTACAAATTCCGTTCCCTGGAAGCCGACAAACCAGCCGTCGACGCCCGTCCGCAGCTGTTCGGCAGTGGTCCGATTCTCCGCGAAGTACTGCGGGCCCAGGAAATCCTGGCCGAGAAATACCAGATCGCTACCGATGTCTGGAGCGTCACCAGCTACAACGAGCTGGCCCGCGACGTCAAAGATGCGGAACGTTACAACCGTCTGCACCCCGATGCAGAACCACAGAAATCCTTCCTGGAAACGACCTTTGAAGGCGTCGCAGGCCCCTTCATCGCTTCCAGCGACAATATCAAAGTTGTCGCCGACCAGATCCGTGAAGGCATCCCCGGTAACTACTGTGTCCTGGGAACCGATGGCTTTGGTCGCAGCGAAACCCGTGAATCACTCCGGCGTCACTTCGAAATTGACGCAGAGAACGTGGTGCTGGCAACACTCGTCGAACTGGCCGACGAAGGCAAGTTCGATAAATCGAAGTTAGCCGCCATCATCCAGGACCTGGGTATCGATCCGGAGAAAGTCAATCCCCGGCTGGCCTGA
- a CDS encoding sigma-70 family RNA polymerase sigma factor, producing the protein MSYEPSYPASELDSFSDLGERAMHLDHSQSCQCELLAVKKAARMRKVCVTRELQARAERLCSKEIEYVHSERFDQPDAMDQVLIPLQQLCAELKPDTEDDLTSDAGLLQTRLYAVPLLSKEQEIILFRGMNYLKYRAAMLQKQVDLKAPCVGALDRIEQKLKDANSLRDYIIQANLRLVVSIAKNLTDRANSFEDIVSDGYMPLIRAVEIFDIDRGNRFSTYGTWAVRNYLFRTTKKGRKYRKNFVNGAETLALGLSDIRSTMRSQETYHRSIEQVLEHVLCSLGQREQQILKRRFGLPPAEVPEKFREIAEDFGVSTERVRQLTIRSLQRMRDVIEEQSLEIPDISEIL; encoded by the coding sequence ATGTCATACGAACCAAGTTATCCCGCATCAGAATTGGACTCCTTTTCCGATCTGGGCGAACGTGCCATGCACCTGGATCATTCACAGTCCTGCCAGTGCGAACTGCTGGCGGTCAAAAAGGCGGCACGGATGCGAAAAGTCTGTGTGACACGCGAATTACAGGCTCGCGCGGAGCGTCTGTGTTCGAAAGAAATCGAATACGTTCACAGCGAACGCTTCGATCAGCCCGACGCCATGGATCAGGTACTGATCCCGTTGCAGCAACTCTGCGCGGAGCTCAAGCCGGATACCGAGGATGACCTGACCAGCGATGCGGGTCTGCTGCAGACGCGTCTGTATGCGGTTCCCCTGTTGAGCAAAGAGCAGGAAATCATTCTCTTCCGCGGGATGAATTATCTGAAGTATCGCGCGGCGATGCTGCAGAAGCAGGTTGATCTCAAGGCACCCTGCGTCGGTGCACTGGACCGGATCGAGCAGAAACTGAAAGATGCGAACAGCCTGCGGGACTACATTATCCAGGCGAATTTGAGACTGGTGGTCTCGATTGCCAAAAATCTGACCGACCGGGCGAATTCCTTCGAAGATATTGTCAGCGACGGCTACATGCCGTTGATTCGGGCAGTGGAGATTTTCGATATCGATCGCGGTAACCGGTTCAGTACTTACGGAACCTGGGCAGTGCGTAATTATCTGTTTCGCACTACGAAAAAGGGGCGTAAGTACCGTAAGAACTTTGTCAACGGTGCCGAAACCCTCGCGTTGGGCCTCAGTGATATCCGTTCGACAATGCGCTCGCAGGAAACCTATCATCGGTCGATTGAACAGGTCCTCGAACATGTACTGTGTTCCCTGGGCCAGCGCGAGCAGCAGATTCTCAAACGACGTTTTGGACTGCCGCCGGCTGAAGTGCCGGAAAAGTTCCGTGAAATTGCGGAAGACTTTGGCGTGAGTACCGAACGGGTGCGTCAGTTGACCATCCGCTCGCTGCAGCGGATGCGGGACGTGATTGAGGAGCAGAGTCTGGAAATACCGGATATTTCCGAAATCCTTTGA
- a CDS encoding pseudouridine synthase, with translation MSSDNPTPSESDSPTDDSHLIRLQKYLAATGLGSRRHCEEYIETGRVTVDGEIVTELGARIDPETQVITVDGERARMEPRRYFLLNKPSGFLCTNQDPAGRRRVIDLFPGEGQRLFTVGRLDENSEGLLLVTNDGAMAQRLAHPRYRVARTYHVQVAGHPTREKLDELRKGVRFKEGVFRVSGLKPLKKQGKSTFLEMTLHEGQNREIRRMMARIGHKVMQLIRVRFGPLNLGKLKSGEYRRLSDTELKKLREMLNEQHSPDLRKRKSKKKAAPSRGKPARRGAGKNISDKETGGKKRSVGNKGKRGASAVPKKPAQKKSTGRRIIGD, from the coding sequence ATGAGTTCCGATAACCCCACCCCGTCCGAATCCGATTCCCCCACAGACGACAGCCACCTGATTCGTTTGCAGAAATATCTGGCAGCGACCGGTCTGGGGTCCCGTCGTCATTGTGAAGAATACATCGAAACCGGACGCGTGACCGTCGACGGGGAGATCGTGACCGAACTGGGCGCCCGCATCGATCCCGAAACGCAGGTCATCACCGTGGATGGCGAGCGGGCCCGCATGGAACCCCGTCGATATTTTCTGTTGAACAAACCGTCCGGTTTTCTCTGTACGAACCAGGATCCGGCGGGAAGGCGACGGGTGATTGACCTGTTTCCCGGCGAAGGGCAGCGGCTGTTTACCGTCGGTCGGCTGGATGAAAACAGTGAAGGTCTGCTGCTGGTGACCAATGACGGTGCGATGGCTCAGCGTCTTGCACATCCACGTTATCGCGTCGCACGAACCTATCATGTGCAGGTCGCCGGTCATCCGACTCGGGAAAAGCTGGACGAACTGCGAAAAGGGGTGCGGTTCAAAGAAGGTGTCTTCCGCGTTTCCGGTTTAAAACCGTTGAAAAAGCAGGGGAAAAGTACCTTTCTGGAAATGACGCTGCACGAAGGACAGAACCGTGAGATCCGGCGAATGATGGCCCGCATCGGCCATAAAGTCATGCAGCTGATTCGCGTCCGCTTTGGTCCGCTGAACCTGGGAAAACTCAAATCGGGCGAATACCGACGGCTGTCGGATACCGAACTTAAAAAACTGCGGGAGATGCTGAATGAGCAGCATTCCCCCGATCTCCGCAAGCGTAAAAGCAAGAAGAAAGCGGCTCCCAGTCGCGGAAAACCGGCCCGGCGTGGTGCGGGAAAAAATATTTCAGACAAAGAGACAGGTGGAAAAAAACGGTCTGTCGGCAATAAAGGAAAACGAGGGGCCTCTGCGGTTCCGAAGAAACCCGCTCAGAAGAAGTCCACAGGACGTCGCATTATCGGCGATTAA